The window TAATTAATTTGGCTATTCTGCATGGTTTTTGAATATATTATAAGATGGCCCATCGTTTACTGCTAAGGCAGGAAAGATTTTGAAAGCTTTTCAGTTCTTCAAAATTAGTGAAAAACTGCCAGGCCTAAGTCAATAATGTCGGCTATAAATTTGATTGATCGTTTAGATATATCACTATGCATAGTAAATATTTGAAATTAACGggtttgtgattttagcgttttAAGTTAgtgtattttaaattaataatattaaataaaattttaagaagaataTTAAATTTAAACTAGTTATTTGACTCAGACCGAACTCGTAGGTTAAATGATGTGCGACTTTTCTAGTGTGGGAAGGAGAGGAAATTTCAACTCTTTATACATAACTTGTGGTCCTCATTCTTTGAAAACTGACACATTCCTAATTCATTAAATCATTGTCATCCTTAATAAAAGCTTCTCTTTGCTGTACTATCTGTCATGCACTTGTTTTGTTGTAGTGTGGTGTGGTTCACATattaaatatacaagaattatatGCATTATAAGTTAACATGGTAATTGGCCGTTAACGAATATATgcgctatatataaaatagtGCCCAATTTTTTTATGCGCCTATTTTGGTCCGAGTCCAAAAAcctttgttaggatcgggaatttgggtagtgcgaaatttagccaaatAACGGtgtaatgacaataacaaaggcaatgaaagttgataacaacgacaattaaagcatataaagaaaatacaaatttaacgtggttcggttaaagtgacctacgtccacaagcggagagcagtaattttactataccaacaagagtacaaaagagagtacaaaattagagtaaacactctaattaattccaaatatcccaagagaataacctcacaaaaTCACTCCAAAGAAATGGTTCACACAAGTActtcccaacacttaactctcatacaaaacactcttaataaaaggaagaaaggaaaaaacaagaaatgaatactcaagtcttgttggtgtgtatttggtgtgtctaaaatgaactaataacCTTCCCAAAAAAGTCTtgacctcttaggtgtaaaagaagagatacaacttgtgcaaatgatgtcaaccacaaaatgcaatatttttgggtccgaaagaatattgccaacaaagtctacttTGCAAGCATACTTATATAAAATGGAAttcattagccaaaatattggccataattacaACCCTGTACTCAGGTTCTGATCGTCTCAGGTAATTTgtcttattttaaaattattgattCCACTTTTTATGAAATGTTATGTGTAATTATTATTTATCTCATGTGTAAATTTTTTTTACATTGTCACTGCATATGAAGAAGTCAAACTCCAAGTTTATATACCACAACTTTGGTTTCTCTAGCAAATGCAAAACCAAATTTGACAATGGCTTACTCCAACATATATTCTATGCtattttttcttctgatttttccCCTGCATACTTTAGCTCAAATAAAGGATACTATACCTTTGGGCAGTACTCTTACTGCAAATGAAGAAACTACCCCATGGCTCTCTCAATCTGGAGATTTCGCGTTCGGATTCAAGCAAATTCAAGATCAAAATCACTTCTTGCTTTGCGTATATTACGCGAAAATTAAAGATACCACCATAGTTTGGTATGCAAATGGTGGTAATCTAGTACCACGAGGCTCAATCGCGGAATTAAATCCACAAAGTGGATTAATTCTCCGCGATCCTCGGGGTAAAATGCTTTGGAGCACTGGTCGAGTTGTAACTAATGTTGCTTATGCTGTTATGAATAATACAGGAAACTTTGTTCTTGTTGGAAATGATTCTTCAATTTTATGGGAAAGTTTTAAATATCCAACTGATACCCTTTTGCCTACTCAAATACTTGAAATTGACAACAAGCTGAATTCTCGAAAATCAGAGTCTTTATTTTTTCCAGGTAAGTTTGTTCTTCGTATTATGAGTAATGGGAATTTGGTGCTTAATACTCAATCCAAGCAGACTAATTTTGAACCTGATTCTGAGTATTATAACAGTCATACTTCTGATCCTGGAAATGAAGCCAATTCTGGATATCGACTGATATTCGACGAATTGGGCACCGtttatatattaaaaagaaacaATCAAAGACTTGTGCTAACACCTCCTAATGTCCCTTCAACATCAGACAATTATCACAGGTTGAGTCTTGATTTCGATGGTGTTTTAACTCATTATTATCATCGTAAGAGTATTTCTACGGGAAAACAAAATTGGACTATTCTTTGGTCTGTGCCTGATAACATTTGTTTAGCAATTCTTGAAGAAACTGGAAGTGGAGTTTGTGGGTACAACAATGTGTGCCATTTAAGTGAAAATCAAATGCCATATTGTGAATGTCCAAAAGGGTATTCGTTGATCGATCCGAACGATAAGTATGGGAGCTGCAAACCAAGATTTGTTCCAAATTGTGATGAAATTGGACAGGGTAATCCTGAAGATTtatatgattttgatgttgtgacTGATGTTGATTGGCCATTATCGGATTTCGAAAGGATTTATCCTTCTACTGAAGAAGAATGCAGGAAATCTTGTTTGGAAGATTGTTTTTGtggtgttgctatttatagaagTAATAGTTGCTGGAAGAAGAAGCTGCCATTGTCAAATGGGAGAGTGGACACTACTTTGAATGTAAAAGCTTTTCTTAAAATAAGGAAAGTTTCAACATAAGTTCATTTGTTCAAAATAAGTGGCCAAACAATACTAGATAGTGAGATGTTACTCATATTTTAGACCATTCAATTTGAGATTTGTCTTTCTATTCACTATTCATTGTTTTTGCTACCTTTCATAGCAATcttgaaatataaataaaaattaaatggcTTTTGGctgttataaataaaaattatccaaaaatcaattagttttcctttttttaatgttacatgtaaaagatagaaaattattcaaatttaaaatctcaaaagatatgtATATTTCACTAGTTAAAATATTGAAGAAAGCTAATACATTATTGATAAATTCATAACTAAACGTATAAAGATTTAAATTCTAAGGCAAACATTTTAAAGCTACctagaaaaataaattctttcaagattaaGGGAAAaactttgtaattgtagcttgtttcatagatttcattctcttactagcgatataactcttgaattggcgaagattCGTGTCCAAAGTTTCAGCAAAAAGGTAGTATTCAATAGCTTTCCTTTGAAGACAATCTAAGAGCTTAACAATTAATTTCTTCCTAAATATTTTTTGGGATTTGCCTAATGAAAAAGATATCAtgtgcaaatcttcaaatcttatattTTATGCAAGATAGAAATTTTGTTTAATGGAAAAAATTGTGCgcatatttttagaattattattagtaATCTTAAAGATTCTATATGGTTGTTATATAAGGGTAATTTTACAAAAGACACTCTGCTATAAATATagatgttgttataggtaaaaagttgttatagagaggtaaatataacttaaaaagtCGGTTCTGAAGAAAATTTGACTTTTATAGCGAATGATTGTTATATATAGATgctgttgtaagcacgtgatttttgccctatatgagaattactcccaaaaaattcaaaataaaatgattttttctttggtgtgcaattttgtgatattttgttatattttgaataattattggcatttgtctgtgcgtgtttatttgctaaattaataaaaaatacaaaaatatgtcgcattttgcatgtaggatttaattctacaattgttagtaattaaatttgttttacaaaaattaaaaattacaaaataggcatcgtttgcatttctagcatttaatgtccaaatatacgattttatgcttaattaatacttaattatgcgttaattgttattgggagttaatttgcgcttttataacttaatttagttcttaataatagtttaggtattttttataatttagttttagaaaaatgaaagaagaaaagagagcgaaaatataaagaaagtcggaattgagccttttcttcaattttaagccacaggcccaaaaaatggcccaatcttccatacgacccagtccatttcgaactaggtcgacccagtccagtaccaacaacccaactccccctcttcattttcattcttcattttttgtccaaacacaaaaaaaaaaataaccaaaaccctaaaaaaattaagaaaggatccgcccccccccccccattttggcttcttcttccccaaactcaaaaacacctcccatggcttccctttACTTTCTTCTTCGTCCACACAAACACCCTCGCGTCCAAACGACCCCCCCGTCCTCCATTAAAACCACACAACCACCTTCAAGCTCGAACTCGACAACCATGGTCGCCACTGCTGCGTCTTCGTCATCAACGACCAGTCCGTCGGCTCCCTTTCACCATCATCGTTTCTACTGCTGAGCCAGTCCTCAACTTCACGTCCCAACAGTCCACCTGCTGCTCGCGCTACTGctactgcttcatcttcttctttgtcttcGTCATCGTCCACCTCCAGTAGCCTCACCATCTTGCCCAAACGACCCTTCATTCCCCGTCAAGCAACAGCTATCGCTGCTGCATCGTCCAGCCTCATCGTCCAGCTTCGTCGTCCGCTTCAAGCTCGACACCCTCCTGCTGTCACTACCCTCGTCAACCCATCGCCATAGCTTCCCTCCCATGGTGGAAACCCCACTGCAAACGACCCCTCCCTCTAGCTCCTCCATGCTGCCCGCAGCTGCCCCATGATCGATCTTTCtgtttcatcttctttgtttcgtCGACTTCGAGTTGGGTGGTCGAGCTCACAAGCTCCAGCCATGGACGCGGCGTCGCCTCACTGCTCCTGTTTCGGCGTCAAGCTGTGTTTGCTTCAGACGCTTCACTGCTGCGACTCCATGAGTCATGTTTGTTCCTCACCATCGTACTCTTGTTGACGACGCaaggcagtccggttaaagtctGGCAAAGTTCGAAGGTTTATCGTCGAATCGAGATCCTTCGTCGAGCTTTACATGACGAGTTGTTTGGTCAAGGTATTGCTTCTGTTGTTGCTTCATTCTTTGTACATGAATGCTTCGTCAAAATCCGGAATGACATGGTTGTTTGGtcgaggtttgtcgaaacagtccgtacatatttcgtgtcgatccggttagtagattttgagttttatttttgtccgtgtttcgttttgatatttctcgaatctaaaatcggtagatatttgatttttggttttgttcatgttcatatgttttgttgaattaattttcagatttcaaatggaaatttaattagtggttttcatgtttatttcatgtttgttttgtggtttaggtaagaatttgttagtttgatttgtttgttagattcaaattgaaatttaattgattatttcttcaatttgtttcatgttgttatatattttccagaaattattaatgttggtttaatcatttaatccgtcatgtttgttgtgttaaaatagactcattcatgttcatactttgtttgattgttcttgaatccgaaatttgtatagtttgatttcttgtttatcacttatgattattttttttaaatttgtctcataatcttgtttaagtttaatataggaattgtttgttgtaatgttgttagagttgattttaagttcaatattattgaatttggaaatctaaatatacttgtttgattgttgttgttgaatctgaaaataggattgATCGTtgctaaaaaatattgttcaatcaaattttagttgttctttattgttcaatttgtgttcatgtgatttgttgaaaaaatattgaagaaatcatgttcatgtgatttgttgttgaaatattgttaaaatcgtgtttatgtgatattgttgttatgatgttcatccgtgttcatattgttgtttgaacattgttagaaattgatcatattgtctatattttggttaagtttgattaattgatgtgttatagctgatgggtagtttggtaaattcatagtactttcgggggtaaaatagtaatttgtaatagggtcggaggggtagtttaggaattgtacattttgtatttgtttatatgaagcatgggggacaaaatgaaatggggtggattgtgatatatttgtttaatataaaagggggacaagatttaatttaaagggggaatcttgcattattttatgttaggcatgggggacaaaatataatggggtggtgtgatatgtttatttaatgtaatggggatgagtgggaagataatgggtttggtagagaaaatgggttgattttaattgattaaaacatTTATGGGTTGGGGGATATATAGAGAGGTCTTGAATCAGATTTAAGGGAGAGAAAAAATTTAAgagaaaaaattccgaaaaaaaaatactaagattttagaaaaacaaaaagaaaaacattctggaaattcaaaagaagaagaatatacacATGATATATAGTCCAAATATTCTGAGATACGGAttgagaaattaagggttaaacactaactagtctttcaattTCTCGTCGCTGGTTGTTACTAGTTGCTGggattgctgttgttgtatgctactgaatttctgctgatctctcacttttcttttgcttccaatatcaggtacacaactgacacgctgattattgtaaactgaaacaggaagcatgaatacaaaaaaaatgaagaattgaagttctaaatttatttttgaattatattcttaattttatttgtatatataaattatttagcttacaaaaatcggaatcatgtagctatttaatgtatatatagtggaacatccaacgatagcttaacggatgaactatctatatattgcttaAAATGGCGTAGTAACTCtgtctaagttaaaaatcaaacgaatagaccatttcggaacttgtaagaaaattgtttagttaaataatattggttaattccagcatgtaattgttttaggattaaaattagattgccaagtaaataaataaatggtgtagtaactccgtctaagttaaaaatcaaacgaatagaccatttcggaacttgtaagaaaattgtttagttaaataatattggttaattccagcatgtaattgttttaggattaaaattagattgccaagtttttttttaatttgacaaactgagaacatgcctagtataatataATTAGGTAGTAATATGTGAGCCTGTGCCCGTATTGGCAACGGACTGCTTTGCTTGTATCATTTTTTAGAATttacgaatcatattcgaaactcaactataacaactcgagcatgtaaataaattaagacctttttctctttcactttcgtagagacaattttaatagaaaatgtaggcactttaggattatcctgataaaaataaatgagatgagcctcgccaaataaaacgcacaaattgcggggccctcgataaatgtttaattaaaattacttagacttcgggatgagccgtttagcaaaattccacagccttacccagaaataataatacgataattgcttcaggcgtgcattttaataatcttaccttcttaaattcgggtgcgcatttatgtgacccaaatccaaatctcaacggagtcggaatgtattaacaaccatgggcgcattgattgtgacatggttcgaaatgcatttttataatgttgcaattccataaaaaataaataataataaaagcgattttaaacttaatgaaagcacataagtaataacatgtaataaatcagatatctagccattataacaatttaagcgaccgtgctagaaccacgggattcgagggtgcctaacaccttccctcgggtcaacagaattccttacttagaatttctggttcgcagacttcatttggagagTCGAAtatttttctcgatttgggattcaagataaaccggtgacttgggacaccaaaagccaaacctttcccaagtggcgactctgaattaaataaataatcccatttcgaatattgtcacttaaattggaaaaactccctcgcgcattcaacccttcggggcgggcgcgttaaaaggaggtgtgacagctctggcgactctgctggggatctaaacccaaaaccactggttcagggttcaagaattcgagcttagaataattgttatatttggctttatcatctgatctttattacatgttttggcataacgtgctaaatgttgtcttttaccgctttgatattatctgaactgtatataaactgtgccgaaacccctctcttcttacctccggggagaagctcgctggtcgagactccccattctgttagtgtcaatacctgaaataagaaagaggccggacaagttacaaagccggacgatctcgcgggtccccggtacgtagccccctcctcgactcgagttgtccgctcgggtgcacagtctagaacatatacccaggttataaacctagtataatgaaacctcatgccggatccctagtaggaacgcttatttgcatcatgttgcatttgacgtaggggactcaacacaggggttgggtccgtctaggacaggcaacctgaaatgaaaagaccatcctgctacatcccGTTTGttggcgcatttatttgcttcagatctgcgtgctgaccggcttctaaaaaaaatcaaaaaaagaggaaagagaaaatagcagcgtagggagataattacttattttggaaaagataaaaccaatgtcctagtagtgtcaaaacctcatcggaattttctaaaaaaaaaaaagaaaacaaagtgaaaacaaaatttgtcttttagtttgatttatatataaaaacaaaaacaaaaacaaaaaaaacaaaaaaaacaaaaaaaaattcgttttaatcaattttaaaatccaaaaacGGGTATTTatctaaaagtaaaaaaaaggggagaaaaatcaaaacttcaaaaaaaaaaaagaaagagggcTATTTGTtccgtttttttttaaaaaaaaaattcgaattttcttttcttttttaaaaaaagggtgaaaagaagtttaaaattcataaatatttccttttaaaaaaaacgatttataaataaaaaaaaattccagaaaaatactttttttcctttaaaaGATTGTAGTCAGAAGGAGTTTAGTTTATTTGTACTCTACGCCtgattgaccgaactacgccggtttgattctcatagggtgtgagatacgtaggcaaccctcatcgggtccaacctcccctttttcagaaatagccaaaatgtcagaattttttttttaacttcatcATAAATGAGtagggtgatgctgttttgtcaagaatagccgaatattcccgaaagggacgccagaaggctgactttgcacaaacaACCTTTTTTGTCATTTTGAACTTTGACCAATTTGCTCGACAGCCTtggaatcctcgtccccgaggctttGTGAGGCCATGTTCCCAATGTCGTGTCACCATTCTAAAAAAAATCAAGTGATGTTTTTGTTGTCAAaaacagccgaa is drawn from Nicotiana tabacum cultivar K326 chromosome 22, ASM71507v2, whole genome shotgun sequence and contains these coding sequences:
- the LOC107786027 gene encoding G-type lectin S-receptor-like serine/threonine-protein kinase LECRK2 — encoded protein: MAYSNIYSMLFFLLIFPLHTLAQIKDTIPLGSTLTANEETTPWLSQSGDFAFGFKQIQDQNHFLLCVYYAKIKDTTIVWYANGGNLVPRGSIAELNPQSGLILRDPRGKMLWSTGRVVTNVAYAVMNNTGNFVLVGNDSSILWESFKYPTDTLLPTQILEIDNKLNSRKSESLFFPGKFVLRIMSNGNLVLNTQSKQTNFEPDSEYYNSHTSDPGNEANSGYRLIFDELGTVYILKRNNQRLVLTPPNVPSTSDNYHRLSLDFDGVLTHYYHRKSISTGKQNWTILWSVPDNICLAILEETGSGVCGYNNVCHLSENQMPYCECPKGYSLIDPNDKYGSCKPRFVPNCDEIGQGNPEDLYDFDVVTDVDWPLSDFERIYPSTEEECRKSCLEDCFCGVAIYRSNSCWKKKLPLSNGRVDTTLNVKAFLKIRKVST